One Azospirillum brasilense DNA segment encodes these proteins:
- a CDS encoding IS5 family transposase, which yields MPLDRYPTDLTDDEWAVVSKLFTKSEHRGAQRKYDLRRIIDGCLYVLRGGIAWRMMPHDLPPWADVYDHFRRWRKSGKWEQVNAALRAQYRTRRGRKAQPTAAAIDSQSVKTTESGGPRGYDGGKKISGRKRQALVDTEGDVLKVRVHPADLHDKAGGMLLLAGLHLWFPAIQLVWADTHYQGLKTWAKDRLGWTIEVVKHWWTGIQGFWLAPGQEPPEIPKGFHVLARRWVVERPFAWLGRHRRLSKDYERLPESEEAFIYMAMSHILVKRLARPPSHLH from the coding sequence ATGCCCCTGGACCGTTACCCGACAGACTTGACCGATGACGAGTGGGCGGTCGTCTCGAAGCTCTTCACGAAGAGTGAGCATCGCGGAGCGCAGCGCAAATACGACCTGAGGCGCATCATTGACGGATGTTTGTATGTCCTGCGTGGCGGCATCGCTTGGCGCATGATGCCCCACGATCTGCCGCCTTGGGCGGACGTGTACGATCACTTCCGCCGCTGGCGCAAAAGCGGGAAGTGGGAACAGGTCAATGCGGCGCTGCGCGCGCAGTATCGAACGCGGCGTGGCCGCAAAGCTCAACCCACGGCGGCGGCGATCGACAGTCAATCGGTGAAAACAACCGAATCCGGCGGCCCGCGCGGGTATGATGGTGGCAAGAAGATCAGTGGACGGAAACGGCAAGCTCTGGTCGACACCGAAGGCGACGTTCTGAAGGTGCGGGTGCATCCGGCGGATCTTCATGACAAGGCCGGAGGAATGCTCCTACTGGCGGGCTTGCACCTGTGGTTTCCCGCGATCCAGCTGGTCTGGGCCGACACGCATTATCAAGGCCTGAAGACCTGGGCCAAAGACCGGCTCGGCTGGACCATCGAAGTCGTCAAGCATTGGTGGACCGGTATTCAGGGCTTTTGGCTCGCCCCTGGCCAGGAACCTCCCGAAATTCCCAAAGGCTTCCATGTTCTGGCGCGCCGCTGGGTCGTGGAAAGGCCATTCGCGTGGCTTGGCAGACATCGCCGTTTGTCAAAAGATTACGAGCGCCTTCCAGAGTCGGAGGAGGCATTCATTTACATGGCGATGAGCCACATTCTCGTGAAGCGCCTCGCGCGTCCGCCATCGCATTTGCACTGA
- a CDS encoding PAS domain-containing protein — protein MGAGTRKSITGRNKGKSAADGSDGARTLFQGDASRIDIEIAHALWNRWLRKMAMYWGNDAPARIRLVEEEASKERDLFRLAVQSIESDAPPEKMIAAAMAKVQHPDYAITDLFIELSSLEDTFNEVLHDAWASADDIEHTMSRMRHVVRSTLLRVLEGSAEVHEAALETGNRGYCLLDAEGFITFANKELNRMLGVASARDHRLVDFLGDGAHIVDDALAGRADADPDMHILRLRRPDDTTLPVGISVGRVVREGNLRGYAILSDLSRIVREELRIFDMMPLGVLLCSPTLTILHANPKLREIFGVPAEMSVEGKSVWDFVTDAQARTIIEGNLSELGEGLSGEYALPVRRLNDQRPLQVMVAAAPIRDTTGSITAILAVVRNLELETIADAIHKLADTAREPEQLLIDMADAMRTVVPFDAFSVSLFTADKGEKDRHHARTLISYPDKMGQHVRWQPISPLLAVWLMEPKPRAIPDFRAFLAQETMSELRDSPDCRDYLMRGYQSLLVCSIRREGGIAATVAWHSKSLDFYGEAHRDALSKLPIDKTVDVALAQVRQRAEKFRSNLILQASAARNVDDMAKCIVKELVKHYGWQNAALFEVDTDQGVFILRQQAMGALNGYLQPLELTQSINGGILGRAYREGRPVSLSGDDVHGGSGCRPGPNTPLARSGLALPISMDGQVRWILSIEDRQENAFSACEQAELISLFESVRPFLENLMRYCMLYELLRVSQDLIVITNEDCRIIEINPAGAKMLGRQKQDSVGKDFQRFLKNTGEGIPQLRVDNFVPTKTELRFPMDGDGDGNGNGCEDAAGKTVTVLLSGRKMPDFGRRVFFGREWGDYRRYARTDDIKDMFHEIVNQTRPALSMVAGTLSRLARKARSEEWSNEVPRMMRYLRRMDMPFDRLLLYNHGEGAVPYVPVRLSMRQLVEEIIASLPSIDAEAVDLEFDTTDGIVRADPFQISFVIETILSYLLRNLPDEAKVTIGIQKKDNDLILCIEGPLPTESNAEPENGTIDARTALARARLRAELALGEATIRRFVQRNQGEYRAPEPSAEVGSFEIRLPLEHVAGAV, from the coding sequence ATGGGTGCAGGAACTCGCAAGAGCATCACCGGGCGTAATAAAGGAAAATCGGCTGCGGATGGATCGGACGGCGCCCGGACCCTTTTTCAAGGCGACGCATCGCGGATCGATATCGAAATCGCCCATGCTTTGTGGAACCGGTGGCTCCGAAAGATGGCTATGTATTGGGGGAACGACGCGCCTGCGCGGATCCGCCTTGTGGAAGAAGAAGCGTCGAAGGAGCGCGATCTGTTCCGGCTTGCCGTGCAATCCATAGAATCTGATGCGCCGCCCGAGAAGATGATCGCCGCGGCAATGGCGAAGGTCCAACATCCCGATTATGCGATTACGGACCTGTTCATCGAACTGTCCTCGCTGGAAGACACGTTCAACGAGGTGTTGCATGACGCCTGGGCGTCGGCGGACGACATCGAACATACAATGAGCCGCATGCGCCACGTCGTCCGGTCGACGCTGCTGCGGGTACTGGAGGGGTCGGCCGAAGTGCACGAGGCGGCCCTCGAAACGGGCAACCGCGGCTACTGCCTGCTCGACGCCGAAGGATTCATCACTTTTGCTAACAAAGAGTTGAACCGTATGCTCGGCGTTGCATCGGCCCGCGATCATAGGCTGGTGGACTTCCTTGGCGACGGTGCGCACATTGTGGACGACGCGCTGGCCGGACGGGCAGACGCCGATCCAGACATGCACATCCTGCGTCTAAGACGGCCAGACGACACCACGCTTCCCGTCGGCATCAGCGTGGGACGGGTCGTGCGCGAAGGCAATCTGCGTGGTTACGCCATCTTGAGCGACCTGTCCCGCATCGTTCGCGAAGAGCTTCGGATCTTCGACATGATGCCGCTCGGCGTTCTGCTATGCAGCCCGACACTGACGATCCTGCACGCGAACCCGAAGCTGCGCGAAATCTTCGGGGTTCCGGCGGAGATGTCGGTCGAGGGAAAGTCCGTTTGGGATTTCGTCACGGACGCGCAGGCACGCACGATCATTGAAGGGAACCTGAGCGAATTGGGTGAAGGGCTTAGCGGCGAGTACGCGCTGCCGGTCCGTCGACTGAATGACCAACGTCCACTTCAAGTCATGGTGGCGGCGGCGCCAATCCGGGATACGACGGGGAGTATCACGGCCATACTCGCCGTTGTCCGCAACCTGGAGCTGGAAACAATCGCCGACGCCATCCACAAGTTGGCGGATACCGCGCGCGAGCCGGAGCAGTTGCTGATCGACATGGCCGATGCGATGAGGACGGTCGTCCCCTTCGACGCCTTTTCCGTGTCGCTGTTCACCGCCGACAAAGGGGAAAAGGACCGCCATCACGCGCGCACACTGATCTCCTACCCGGACAAGATGGGTCAGCACGTGCGTTGGCAACCCATTTCACCCCTGCTGGCGGTCTGGCTCATGGAGCCCAAACCTAGGGCAATCCCCGACTTTCGGGCGTTCCTCGCCCAGGAAACGATGTCCGAATTGCGGGACTCGCCCGACTGCCGGGATTATCTGATGCGGGGATATCAGTCCTTGCTGGTCTGCAGCATCCGCCGTGAGGGGGGCATCGCAGCAACCGTGGCGTGGCACAGCAAGTCCTTGGATTTCTATGGCGAGGCCCACAGAGACGCTCTTTCCAAGCTGCCCATCGACAAGACAGTGGACGTGGCATTGGCCCAGGTCCGCCAGCGCGCGGAAAAATTCCGGTCGAACCTGATCTTGCAGGCCTCCGCCGCACGCAACGTCGACGACATGGCCAAATGCATAGTCAAGGAACTGGTCAAGCATTACGGCTGGCAGAACGCCGCCCTGTTCGAAGTGGACACGGACCAGGGCGTCTTCATTCTCCGCCAGCAGGCGATGGGGGCGCTCAATGGCTATCTCCAGCCTCTGGAACTCACGCAGTCGATCAACGGGGGCATTCTGGGCCGCGCCTATCGGGAAGGTCGCCCGGTTAGCCTGAGCGGAGACGATGTCCACGGCGGGAGCGGCTGCAGGCCGGGGCCGAACACACCGCTGGCCCGTTCCGGGCTTGCCCTTCCGATCTCCATGGACGGGCAGGTCCGATGGATTTTGAGCATTGAGGACCGGCAGGAGAACGCCTTCTCCGCCTGCGAACAAGCCGAATTGATTTCCCTGTTCGAAAGCGTAAGGCCATTCCTAGAAAACCTTATGCGCTACTGCATGCTGTACGAACTGCTGCGGGTTTCCCAGGATTTGATCGTCATCACGAACGAAGACTGTCGGATCATTGAGATCAATCCGGCAGGCGCGAAAATGTTGGGGCGCCAGAAGCAGGACAGTGTCGGCAAGGATTTCCAACGCTTCCTGAAGAATACGGGAGAAGGCATACCGCAACTCCGCGTCGACAATTTCGTGCCGACCAAGACGGAGCTGCGCTTCCCGATGGACGGAGACGGCGATGGCAATGGCAATGGCTGTGAAGACGCTGCTGGAAAGACGGTGACAGTCCTGCTGTCCGGGCGGAAGATGCCGGATTTCGGGCGGCGGGTCTTCTTCGGGCGGGAGTGGGGCGACTATCGCAGGTACGCCAGGACCGACGACATCAAGGACATGTTCCACGAGATCGTCAACCAGACACGCCCGGCGCTGTCCATGGTCGCCGGCACGCTCAGCCGGCTCGCCAGGAAGGCGCGAAGCGAAGAGTGGAGCAACGAAGTTCCTCGGATGATGCGCTATCTGCGGCGCATGGACATGCCGTTCGACCGGCTGTTGCTCTACAACCACGGGGAAGGGGCCGTGCCCTACGTCCCGGTCAGGCTCTCGATGCGCCAACTGGTGGAAGAAATCATCGCGTCCCTGCCCAGTATCGACGCCGAGGCGGTCGACCTGGAGTTCGACACGACAGACGGAATCGTGCGCGCCGACCCCTTCCAGATCAGCTTCGTCATTGAGACGATCCTATCTTATCTGCTGCGCAACCTGCCGGATGAGGCGAAGGTAACAATCGGCATCCAGAAAAAGGACAACGATTTGATCCTGTGCATTGAAGGCCCCTTGCCGACGGAATCCAATGCCGAACCGGAAAATGGGACCATCGATGCCAGAACGGCACTGGCGCGCGCCCGGCTTCGGGCGGAGTTGGCCCTTGGCGAGGCCACCATCCGTCGCTTCGTGCAACGAAACCAGGGCGAATATCGGGCACCGGAACCGTCTGCCGAAGTCGGCTCCTTTGAAATCCGGCTCCCCCTCGAACATGTCGCAGGTGCGGTATGA
- a CDS encoding IS3 family transposase (programmed frameshift) has protein sequence MTGKRKRYSAEFKAKVALEAIRGELTVSQLVSKHGVHQTLINAWKKQAVEGMAGVFSGKAEAAETSHQGEVEKLHAMIGQLMVERGFFAQGLRTMSVGRRRELIKPEHLSLSITRQCTLVSISRSSYYGPAKGEPAANLEVMRRSDEQFLETPWYGSRQMTRHLRRHGHEVNRKRVRRLMARMGLRAVYQRPKTTVRHPEHKIWPYLLRDLTIDRPNQVWCADITYLPMRRGFLSLVAVMDWATRKVLSWRLSNTMDVEFCIEAVEEAMARHGRPDIFNTDQGSQFTSPRFTGLLTAAGIRVSMDGRGRWMDNVFIERLWRSMKYECVYLHAFETGSEARAGIGRWIHYYNMDRPHSALGGRTPEEAYQGTPDPIRLAA, from the exons ATGACGGGGAAGCGGAAGCGGTATTCGGCGGAGTTCAAGGCGAAGGTGGCACTGGAGGCGATCCGAGGCGAGTTGACGGTGTCGCAGTTGGTGTCCAAGCACGGAGTGCATCAGACGCTGATCAACGCGTGGAAGAAGCAGGCGGTGGAGGGGATGGCTGGTGTGTTCTCCGGCAAGGCGGAAGCCGCCGAAACCAGCCATCAGGGGGAGGTGGAAAAGCTCCACGCGATGATCGGGCAGTTGATGGTGGAGCGGG GATTTTTTGCGCAAGGCCTCCGCACGATGAGCGTCGGCCGGAGGCGGGAGCTGATCAAACCGGAGCATCTGAGCCTGTCGATCACCCGGCAGTGCACGTTGGTTTCCATCAGCCGGTCCAGCTACTACGGGCCGGCCAAGGGCGAACCGGCCGCAAACCTGGAGGTGATGCGGCGGAGCGACGAGCAGTTCCTGGAAACGCCCTGGTACGGCAGCCGGCAGATGACCCGGCATCTGCGCCGGCACGGCCATGAGGTCAACCGCAAGCGGGTTCGCCGCCTGATGGCGCGGATGGGGCTGCGAGCGGTCTACCAGCGTCCGAAGACGACGGTGCGGCACCCCGAGCACAAGATTTGGCCGTACTTGCTGCGCGACCTGACCATCGACCGACCCAACCAGGTCTGGTGCGCTGACATCACCTACCTTCCGATGCGCCGGGGCTTCCTGTCCCTGGTGGCGGTGATGGATTGGGCGACGCGCAAGGTCCTGAGCTGGCGGCTGTCGAACACCATGGACGTCGAGTTCTGCATCGAGGCGGTGGAGGAGGCGATGGCGCGGCACGGCCGACCGGACATCTTCAACACCGATCAGGGCAGCCAGTTCACCAGTCCGCGTTTCACCGGCCTCTTGACCGCGGCCGGCATCCGGGTATCGATGGACGGGCGCGGCCGGTGGATGGACAACGTCTTCATCGAGCGGCTGTGGCGATCGATGAAGTACGAGTGCGTCTACCTCCACGCCTTCGAGACCGGCAGCGAGGCGAGGGCCGGGATCGGCCGGTGGATCCATTACTACAACATGGACCGTCCGCACTCCGCGCTCGGCGGCAGAACCCCGGAGGAGGCCTACCAGGGCACACCGGACCCCATCAGATTGGCGGCATGA
- a CDS encoding gamma carbonic anhydrase family protein: protein MIISYEEQAPSVDPDAWVAQDATVCGDVVIGAGSRVMHGARLVAEAGGSIRIGPNCIVFENAVIRATDRHDCKVGGHCVIGPNSHVVGAQIGDEVFIATGAAVFHGAHIGRGSEVRINATVHLRTRLEPGSTVPIGWVAVGDPAEILSPDQHEKIWALQKTLDFPGFVYGVDRSQPDLMKNITVSLSKALGARQADG from the coding sequence ATGATTATATCCTACGAAGAACAGGCGCCATCGGTTGATCCCGATGCGTGGGTTGCGCAGGACGCGACGGTCTGTGGTGATGTTGTCATCGGTGCGGGCAGCAGGGTCATGCATGGTGCTCGCTTGGTGGCGGAGGCCGGCGGCTCCATCCGCATCGGTCCGAACTGCATCGTGTTCGAAAACGCGGTGATCCGGGCCACGGACCGCCATGATTGCAAAGTGGGCGGCCACTGCGTAATTGGCCCGAACAGTCATGTGGTTGGTGCCCAGATTGGCGACGAGGTGTTCATAGCGACCGGAGCGGCCGTGTTCCACGGGGCGCACATCGGGCGCGGATCGGAAGTTCGCATCAACGCAACCGTGCATCTGCGAACGAGGCTGGAACCGGGCTCGACTGTCCCAATCGGCTGGGTCGCAGTCGGCGATCCCGCGGAAATTCTGTCTCCGGATCAGCATGAGAAAATCTGGGCGCTTCAAAAGACGCTCGATTTTCCCGGGTTTGTGTATGGGGTGGATAGAAGCCAGCCCGACCTCATGAAAAACATCACGGTTTCCCTCTCAAAGGCTCTTGGAGCACGTCAAGCAGATGGCTGA
- a CDS encoding nuclear transport factor 2 family protein: MSRDTELLNAIQTYFDALYACDLSLFDQIFHPASSLFDADEGDIAVDPIADYRQVIAKRESPASRSQAREDEIILIDWLSPTAATVKVRLRIHANVFIDHLCFVKGIDGWRIVAKLWHLERVTTTA, translated from the coding sequence ATGAGCCGCGATACGGAATTGCTGAACGCGATACAAACCTATTTCGATGCCCTTTACGCCTGCGATCTCTCGCTCTTTGACCAGATTTTTCATCCGGCTTCGAGCCTGTTCGACGCTGACGAAGGTGACATTGCGGTCGATCCGATTGCAGATTATCGTCAGGTGATCGCCAAGCGAGAGTCTCCCGCAAGCCGCTCGCAGGCGCGTGAAGACGAGATCATCTTGATCGACTGGCTTTCGCCAACTGCCGCCACCGTGAAGGTCCGGCTGCGGATACACGCAAACGTCTTCATCGATCATCTCTGCTTCGTGAAAGGCATTGATGGCTGGCGGATCGTTGCAAAGCTCTGGCACCTCGAACGTGTAACGACGACAGCATAG
- a CDS encoding type II toxin-antitoxin system HipA family toxin, giving the protein MTERTADILFKGQRVGVLYETPQGGTRFVYNPDVTETIACVLPVREREHAWPTGLHPFFQHLGPEGWLREKQARAGRVEDEDDFGLLLRYGQDCIGAVGVSAVQPLAAPLVGVDAETTAAAAGKRTVSGVQKKLLGFRHGDQYHPAEAEGPATHIAKYNDQTNATLVRNEYLTLRFARDVLGAKQVTEFETAFLAGIENLALVVKRFDRTDNGEKLRLEDFAQILARPRGRDFTGKYAGSYEEIAGAIREHSARPQIDVEQFFRRVVFCALIGNADAHLKNFSLLETSRGLRLSPAYDLLNTLVYGGAYKTEFALSLCDDHVQTDRIDRRLIVAFGQAIGLPERAIKLALKELGDRVRRSQAIVPLAAEPADGFVHRYAEIVEGACQRILEE; this is encoded by the coding sequence GTGACTGAGCGTACTGCGGATATCCTATTTAAGGGACAAAGGGTCGGGGTTCTCTACGAGACGCCGCAGGGCGGCACGCGCTTTGTCTACAATCCAGACGTGACAGAGACGATCGCCTGTGTCCTTCCAGTCCGGGAGCGGGAGCACGCGTGGCCGACTGGTCTGCACCCGTTCTTCCAGCACCTGGGGCCCGAGGGCTGGCTTCGCGAGAAGCAGGCGCGCGCCGGCCGCGTGGAGGACGAGGACGATTTCGGCCTCCTTCTGCGCTATGGGCAGGACTGCATCGGCGCCGTCGGCGTCAGCGCCGTGCAGCCGCTTGCGGCACCCTTGGTCGGGGTCGATGCCGAGACCACCGCAGCCGCAGCGGGCAAACGCACCGTCTCCGGTGTGCAAAAGAAGCTTCTTGGCTTTCGCCACGGCGACCAGTACCACCCGGCCGAAGCCGAAGGGCCGGCCACCCACATTGCGAAATATAACGATCAGACCAACGCTACGTTGGTACGCAACGAATATCTCACCCTGCGCTTTGCCCGCGATGTTCTCGGCGCCAAGCAGGTCACGGAGTTCGAGACGGCATTTCTCGCTGGAATCGAAAATTTGGCGCTCGTCGTGAAGCGCTTCGACCGCACGGACAATGGCGAAAAGCTCCGTCTGGAGGATTTCGCCCAGATCCTTGCCCGCCCGCGCGGTCGCGATTTCACCGGCAAATATGCTGGGAGTTACGAAGAGATCGCCGGCGCCATCCGAGAGCATTCCGCGCGCCCACAGATCGATGTCGAACAGTTCTTCCGGCGCGTGGTCTTCTGTGCGCTCATCGGGAATGCCGACGCGCACCTGAAGAACTTTTCACTTCTGGAAACGTCGCGCGGCTTGCGACTGTCGCCGGCCTACGACCTGCTGAACACGCTGGTCTATGGCGGCGCGTACAAAACCGAGTTCGCGCTGTCGCTGTGCGATGATCACGTTCAGACCGACCGGATCGACCGCAGACTGATTGTCGCCTTCGGTCAGGCCATCGGGCTTCCGGAGCGGGCCATCAAACTGGCCCTCAAGGAGCTTGGTGATCGTGTCCGCCGCAGCCAAGCCATCGTGCCGCTGGCCGCGGAGCCGGCGGACGGCTTCGTCCATCGCTACGCCGAGATTGTGGAGGGCGCATGCCAGAGAATCCTCGAGGAGTAG